From a region of the Panicum virgatum strain AP13 chromosome 2K, P.virgatum_v5, whole genome shotgun sequence genome:
- the LOC120667619 gene encoding protein phosphatase 2C 70-like isoform X1, with product MAAPPLALVAAAVAALAVLAVVVFAFRRWWLRRRRQRQRRPVQVAAAVPTPVAVQDEDIDRPLLSESQEGHSSQSNSFLGSSVGEPSKIQTNRSNTSSISHSIADTGRIYPAECCTTQGETHVINVENDTSEEFQLGSTLKRITPTNWPTPDQKHRKKVSVEDNHNGSIPMKDNTYHSSLDLQVIAGPSHGISCSRQSSRPSMLPITLGRVPPSDIVLKDSEVSGKHARINWNAKTLKWELVDMGSLNGTFLNSQAVHHPDVGSRHWGEPAELAHGDIITLGTSSKLSVQISLQNQRVPAGVGMASDPMVARRSGKKLPMEDISFCQCPLQGVEQFGLFGIFDGHGGDGAAKAVSKILPETVANILSHPDTKERVLSSSDASDVLRYAFTLTEAAIDHQYEGCTATALLIWFDQNKNCFAQCANLGDSACVMSVNGNTIDMTEDHRVASTTERARIARTGQPLKDGEVRLNGLNLARMFGDKFLKEQDTRFSSEPYVSQAVCITRACTAFAVIASDGLWDVISTKRAVQLVAEGKERDTGDSTSADKVANRVLSEARNLRTKDNTSVVFVDFDILRTDPCIAK from the exons ATGGCCGCCCCTCCTCTGGCGCTCGTCGCCGCTGCCGTAGCGGCGCtcgccgtcctcgccgtcgtcgtcttcgCCTTCCGGCGatggtggctgcggcggcggcggcagcggcagcgccgcCCGGTCCAGGTCGCCGCGGCGGTCCCGACCCCGGTCGCTGTCCAG GATGAGGATATAGATAGGCCCCTTCTTTCTGAAAGTCAGGAAGGTCACTCTAGCCAGAGTAATAGCTTTCTTGGAAGTTCTGTAGGAGAACCTTCGAAGATTCAAACAAATAGGAGTAATACTTCATCTATAAGTCATTCAATTGCTGATACAGGGAGGATTTATCCTGCTGAATGTTGCACTACACAAG GCGAAACTCATGTAATCAATGTTGAAAATGATACTTCTGAAGAGTTCCAATTAGGAAGCACACTAAAGCGGATAACACCAACAAATTGGCCAACACCTGATCAAAAGCACAGAAAAAAGGTTTCTGTAGAGGATAACCATAATGGAAGCATCCCAATGAAGGATAATACATATC ATAGCAGCCTTGATCTACAGGTCATAGCTGGTCCATCTCATGGGATAAGCTGTTCTCGGCAGTCAAGTAGACCTTCTATGCTCCCAATAACTCTTGGAAGAGTTCCCCCAAGTGATATAGTGTTAAAGGATTCTGAAGTGTCAGGGAAGCATGCTCGGATAAACTGGAATGCAAAG ACATTGAAATGGGAACTTGTGGACATGGGCAGCTTGAATGGAACTTTCTTGAACTCTCAGGCGGTTCATCATCCGGATGTTGGGTCTAGGCATTGGGGTGAGCCTGCTGAACTTGCACATGGTGATATTATAACTCTAGGGACTTCATCAAAGCTATCT GTTCAGATTTCACTGCAAAATCAACGAGTTCCTGCTGGAGTTGGTATGGCATCTGATCCAATGGTAGCCCGTAGAAGTGGAAAGAAACTTCCGATGGAGGACATAAGCTTTTGCCAGTGTCCTCTGCAGGGGGTTGAACAG TTTGGGCTCTTCGGAATCTTTGATGGACATGGAGGGGATGGAGCTGCCAAAGCTGTCAGCAA GATTCTTCCAGAAACTGTGGCAAACATTTTATCTCATCCTGACACAAAAGAACGAGTTCTATCAAGTTCTGATGCTTCTGATGTTCTTAGATATGCTTTTACTTTGACAGAAGCTGCAATCGATCATCAGTATGAG GGATGTACAGCAACAGCCCTTCTTATTTGGTTTGATCAGAATAAAAATTGTTTTGCCCAGTGTGCTAACCTTGGTGATTCAGCTTGTGTGATGAG TGTCAATGGAAATACGATTGATATGACCGAAGATCATCGGGTAGCTAGTACAACTGAAAGAGCTAGGATAGCAAGAACTGGGCAGCCCCTGAAAGATGGTGAAGTTCGTCTTAATG GACTAAATCTTGCTCGGATGTTTGGAGATAAGTTTCTAAAGGAGCAAGACACGCGCTTCAGCTCAGAACCATATGTGAGCCAAGCTGTTTGTATCACCAGAGCATGTACAGCTTTTGCCGTTATTGCTAG TGACGGGCTTTGGGATGTTATCAGCACTAAAAGGGCGGTACAGCTTGTTGCCGAG GGAAAGGAGAGGGACACCGGTGATAGTACCTCGGCGGACAAAGTAGCCAACCGCGTATTGAGCGAAGCTAGGAATTTGCGGACCAAGGACAACACATCTGTAGTATTTGTAGATTTCGACATTCTGAGAACAGACCCTTGTATTGCCAAATGA
- the LOC120667619 gene encoding protein phosphatase 2C 70-like isoform X2, translated as MAAPPLALVAAAVAALAVLAVVVFAFRRWWLRRRRQRQRRPVQVAAAVPTPVAVQDEDIDRPLLSESQEGHSSQSNSFLGSSVGEPSKIQTNRSNTSSISHSIADTGRIYPAECCTTQGETHVINVENDTSEEFQLGSTLKRITPTNWPTPDQKHRKKVSVEDNHNGSIPMKDNTYHSSLDLQVIAGPSHGISCSRQSSRPSMLPITLGRVPPSDIVLKDSEVSGKHARINWNAKTLKWELVDMGSLNGTFLNSQAVHHPDVGSRHWGEPAELAHGDIITLGTSSKLSISLQNQRVPAGVGMASDPMVARRSGKKLPMEDISFCQCPLQGVEQFGLFGIFDGHGGDGAAKAVSKILPETVANILSHPDTKERVLSSSDASDVLRYAFTLTEAAIDHQYEGCTATALLIWFDQNKNCFAQCANLGDSACVMSVNGNTIDMTEDHRVASTTERARIARTGQPLKDGEVRLNGLNLARMFGDKFLKEQDTRFSSEPYVSQAVCITRACTAFAVIASDGLWDVISTKRAVQLVAEGKERDTGDSTSADKVANRVLSEARNLRTKDNTSVVFVDFDILRTDPCIAK; from the exons ATGGCCGCCCCTCCTCTGGCGCTCGTCGCCGCTGCCGTAGCGGCGCtcgccgtcctcgccgtcgtcgtcttcgCCTTCCGGCGatggtggctgcggcggcggcggcagcggcagcgccgcCCGGTCCAGGTCGCCGCGGCGGTCCCGACCCCGGTCGCTGTCCAG GATGAGGATATAGATAGGCCCCTTCTTTCTGAAAGTCAGGAAGGTCACTCTAGCCAGAGTAATAGCTTTCTTGGAAGTTCTGTAGGAGAACCTTCGAAGATTCAAACAAATAGGAGTAATACTTCATCTATAAGTCATTCAATTGCTGATACAGGGAGGATTTATCCTGCTGAATGTTGCACTACACAAG GCGAAACTCATGTAATCAATGTTGAAAATGATACTTCTGAAGAGTTCCAATTAGGAAGCACACTAAAGCGGATAACACCAACAAATTGGCCAACACCTGATCAAAAGCACAGAAAAAAGGTTTCTGTAGAGGATAACCATAATGGAAGCATCCCAATGAAGGATAATACATATC ATAGCAGCCTTGATCTACAGGTCATAGCTGGTCCATCTCATGGGATAAGCTGTTCTCGGCAGTCAAGTAGACCTTCTATGCTCCCAATAACTCTTGGAAGAGTTCCCCCAAGTGATATAGTGTTAAAGGATTCTGAAGTGTCAGGGAAGCATGCTCGGATAAACTGGAATGCAAAG ACATTGAAATGGGAACTTGTGGACATGGGCAGCTTGAATGGAACTTTCTTGAACTCTCAGGCGGTTCATCATCCGGATGTTGGGTCTAGGCATTGGGGTGAGCCTGCTGAACTTGCACATGGTGATATTATAACTCTAGGGACTTCATCAAAGCTATCT ATTTCACTGCAAAATCAACGAGTTCCTGCTGGAGTTGGTATGGCATCTGATCCAATGGTAGCCCGTAGAAGTGGAAAGAAACTTCCGATGGAGGACATAAGCTTTTGCCAGTGTCCTCTGCAGGGGGTTGAACAG TTTGGGCTCTTCGGAATCTTTGATGGACATGGAGGGGATGGAGCTGCCAAAGCTGTCAGCAA GATTCTTCCAGAAACTGTGGCAAACATTTTATCTCATCCTGACACAAAAGAACGAGTTCTATCAAGTTCTGATGCTTCTGATGTTCTTAGATATGCTTTTACTTTGACAGAAGCTGCAATCGATCATCAGTATGAG GGATGTACAGCAACAGCCCTTCTTATTTGGTTTGATCAGAATAAAAATTGTTTTGCCCAGTGTGCTAACCTTGGTGATTCAGCTTGTGTGATGAG TGTCAATGGAAATACGATTGATATGACCGAAGATCATCGGGTAGCTAGTACAACTGAAAGAGCTAGGATAGCAAGAACTGGGCAGCCCCTGAAAGATGGTGAAGTTCGTCTTAATG GACTAAATCTTGCTCGGATGTTTGGAGATAAGTTTCTAAAGGAGCAAGACACGCGCTTCAGCTCAGAACCATATGTGAGCCAAGCTGTTTGTATCACCAGAGCATGTACAGCTTTTGCCGTTATTGCTAG TGACGGGCTTTGGGATGTTATCAGCACTAAAAGGGCGGTACAGCTTGTTGCCGAG GGAAAGGAGAGGGACACCGGTGATAGTACCTCGGCGGACAAAGTAGCCAACCGCGTATTGAGCGAAGCTAGGAATTTGCGGACCAAGGACAACACATCTGTAGTATTTGTAGATTTCGACATTCTGAGAACAGACCCTTGTATTGCCAAATGA